A segment of the Georgenia sp. M64 genome:
GCGCCGCGCAGGACGGTGGCGAGGTCCTCACCGAGGCGCGAGGCCGGGACGGCGATGTCGCTCAGGGCCGGCGGCGGGTTCCCCGGGGCGTGCAGGTCGATGCCGACCCGGTCCAGGACGAACGGCGCCAGCTTGGGCTTGTCGCGGTGGTTGAAGGCAATGCCCTCCTCGCCCCAGCCCCACCACTTCTGGTGCCGAACTCCGTTCACGAAGCCTCCTCCTGCTGCGCTCGCGGCTGGTCGGGGCGTTGCCCGCCCGCGCCGTCGACGTGGTCGTCCTCCCCGCCGGGGACCACGTGGTCACCCAGGACGTACGGGGTCTGCATGGTGAGCATCGCGCGCACCCGGGCGGCCACGCGGTCGTTGAAGTCGCGGGCCTTCTCGCCCGGGCGGGGCCGCATCGGCCGGCCCACCAGCAGCCGGATGGGCGGGCGGCCGGGCTTCGGCCAGCTCCGCCCGACGGGCATCGCGTCGTGCGTGCCGATGAGCGCGACGGGCACGCACGGCACGTTCTCCTTGATGCACAGCGCCGCGGCGCCGGGCTTGAAGGCCTTCATCACCCCGTCCCGCGCACGGGTGCCCTCGGGGAAGATGAGGATCGGCACCCCCTCGGCGAGCAGCCGCTGCGACATGCCCTTGCCCTTGCCCTGGCCGGTGCGGTGCACGGGGTAGGAGTTGAAGAACAGCCCGGTGAGGAACCGCCGCCACCACGTGTTGAAGAAGTAGTCCGCCGCGGCCGCGACCGCCAGGCGCCTCGTGACCCGGTAGGGCAGGCGCGTGACCAGGACGGTGGCGTCCATGTGGCTGGAGTGGTTGGCGACGACGACGAACGGGTCGGTCAGCCCCTCGAGGTTGTCCGCCCCCTCCACCGAGGTCGAGGTGAACGTCCCGACGATCCCACCGAGGATCCACCGCTGCGCGACGAACCGGGCCCACCGGTGCGTCACCGACCGGAAGCGGGTGAGCTGCTCCATCAGCGCCTCCTCAGCCGGACGATGCGCGCGGCCACGAACCGGACCGCGGGGCGCGGGGCGTACTGGGCGAGGAAGGCGAGCACCTTGTACCGGTGCGACGGCGTGGACCGGGGCCGACCACGCTCGACGTCCGCGAGGCACTCGGCGACCACGCGCTCGGGGTCGAGCCACAGCACCTCGGGGATCTTCGAGCGCGAGACCCCGGCGCGGTCGTGGAACTCGGTGCGCACCCACCCCGGCAGCAGCGTGGTGACCTGGACGCCGGAGCCCTCGAGCTCGAGGGCGAGGGCCTCGGAGTAGCTGTACACCCACGCCTTGAGGGCGGAGTAGGCGCCCATGGCGATGAACGCCTGGACCGAGCCGACGTTGACGATGACGCCGTGGCCACGCTCGCTCATGACACGACCGGCGGCCCCGCCGAGGTGGAGGACGGCGCGGACCATGAGGTCGAGCGCGTCGTCGTGCTCGGAGAGGTCCTCGCCCAGCAGCGGGCTGTGCAGGCCCCGGCCGGCGTTGTTGATGAGGATCTCCACCGGCGAGGTGGGGTCGACCAGGCGCTCGACGACCGTCGCGACGTCGGTGGTCTCCGACAGGTCCGCCCGGATCGTCTCGACGTCGACGCCGTATCGCCAGCGCAGCTGGTCGGCGGTCTTCTCCAGGCGGGCGGCGTCGCGGGCGACGATGACGAGGGGGCAGCCGCGGGCGGCCAGGGCGTGGGCGAAGGCGAGGCCGATGCCCGAGGTGCCGCCGGTGACGAGGGCACGGCCGTCGAGGACGCTGCGACCGCCCGCCGGACGTGCGCCCTCGCCGGCCGGACGTGCGCCGCCGTCGGTCGGACGTGCGCCGTCGGCCCTGCCCCGCTCGGTCATGCCCTCTGCGCCCCCTTGATGCTCCGCAGGACCGGCGAGAGCCGTCCCTCCGCGGTGGTGGTCCAGGCGTGGAC
Coding sequences within it:
- a CDS encoding lysophospholipid acyltransferase family protein; its protein translation is MEQLTRFRSVTHRWARFVAQRWILGGIVGTFTSTSVEGADNLEGLTDPFVVVANHSSHMDATVLVTRLPYRVTRRLAVAAAADYFFNTWWRRFLTGLFFNSYPVHRTGQGKGKGMSQRLLAEGVPILIFPEGTRARDGVMKAFKPGAAALCIKENVPCVPVALIGTHDAMPVGRSWPKPGRPPIRLLVGRPMRPRPGEKARDFNDRVAARVRAMLTMQTPYVLGDHVVPGGEDDHVDGAGGQRPDQPRAQQEEAS
- a CDS encoding SDR family oxidoreductase, yielding MTERGRADGARPTDGGARPAGEGARPAGGRSVLDGRALVTGGTSGIGLAFAHALAARGCPLVIVARDAARLEKTADQLRWRYGVDVETIRADLSETTDVATVVERLVDPTSPVEILINNAGRGLHSPLLGEDLSEHDDALDLMVRAVLHLGGAAGRVMSERGHGVIVNVGSVQAFIAMGAYSALKAWVYSYSEALALELEGSGVQVTTLLPGWVRTEFHDRAGVSRSKIPEVLWLDPERVVAECLADVERGRPRSTPSHRYKVLAFLAQYAPRPAVRFVAARIVRLRRR